A stretch of DNA from Perca fluviatilis chromosome 15, GENO_Pfluv_1.0, whole genome shotgun sequence:
TAGTTCCCTCTGAAAGACCCATCGACCGAAATCTCTGCCCCATCTCATATCATCATCTGTCGTTTAGCTGGCTTCGACTCTCGGACTCCACAGTCCTCATATATATTTACAATTAGATTTTAAAAAACTAGAGGTGTTACATGCAACATTTGGCATCTTCTCAAGTCCCCACTTGTGAGTCTAAATTggtgtccattttttttttttttttttttagaaaaatattaaactttgtctttttttgtcttcagtaTATTGAAGCTTCTGATTgtaacagagacacagagagaggtgaGGGTACAGGTGTAGCAAGCTCAGTGTGTGCATGaagatgtgttgtgtgtgttagtaaatcGCAGTCTTGAATTCTGAGATGGTCGTCTTTGTAAAGTGTCTCATTGCTTTACTGTAAGTGCAAATAGCTGCaagtatgttttttgtttttttaaatcccaaAACTAGGCTTTCTTCCTGCTTTTTGTGTGTTGGAGGTGTCTGCAGTTTACTGGCTGCATCGCTGCTCCTTTTTGAAATAAACAGCCAGCAGAACAAAGTAGCTCCCGTCTCGAGGTAGCTGTTAAGTGACCTTCAACACAGAGGGAACTATGTGTGAGTGGTTAAGAGGgattttcagccttttcaatATTCTGTTTAGAGGCTAGAACTGTAATCTGTCTCAAAGTGCTGAATAAGAGAAGAGGATCACTTCCCCTAAAATACAGAACAATGGTTTTAGATGTGAAGATTCTTCTTTACTTCCATTTGATGAAAAGTTAAATTCTTTAAAAGTGGGGACCACATTTGATTTTTACATAACCCTCTTTGTAATACTGGTTTGTCCACTGAACACAGACCAGGAATGTTCTGGCATTCTTTTAAGCGATAATCTGTGCATGgtagtgtgttgtgtctgtactgtatttgtgtgGTGGAGAGATTCGGGAATGTTTTTGGGAACGTTACCGAAGACCTTGTAGCATGTTTTggctttctccctctctctgcagcTCCAAAAGGGGGGACACACCAGCACGTACTCTATGACAGGGCGCCAGGAGGggggcagcaggtcaggggtCAAGTGCCAGGCTGCAGGGAGCGTTGACAAGGGACACCATGAGAGGAAAGGGGAGGGTTGTTGTCTTTACATcatagcaggacgcagcagcgGCAAAACCTCTGACGGCTGCCCCCGACAGAGGGGGGCGGAGTGACGGGAGCAAAGTATGCATGCACTTTGATGTTAGGCAGGTGGGTCtgtggagaggagagaaggaaaaacagattgaaatgtgttaatggatagtacaaatactttatttacaaaaaatgttTCCAGTCAGGCTGTgattcatttaaattaaaattaaagatAGGCATGAGATCTAATGCTGATGAGAACAGTTCTCTCTGGACAGAGCGATCACTCACTGTTTGCATTTCACACCTTAGTTTTGATCCATCACATCTTGTGGGTGGAGCGGTGACTCCAACACCAGAGTTTAATTTGGACAAAATGTATGTATCTAATCAGCCCAAACATATGTGGCTGTGTAGCCCTGATCCCAGTCAGTCATACTGCCTATTACGCTCCACTTACACTCCTGCTTCCTCACCATTAGTCAAAcatctttttaaatgaatatgaatgaaacatacaaaagtattaaaatatagaataaagtattaaaataaTCGACTAGCTGAGACTGATTGGTGGCACTTTGAGAACACAAGGCTGTGAttgatgatgtatgtgtatggttTGGAGTTGATGAATTGCGCAGCACGAGTTGATAGGTTTGGGACTATAAGGGATGAAAATCATCCTGTCCGCAGGACTATAACCTTTCATTTAACTGTGTTAATGATAGAATTGTCTATTtatccttttattttattgatctTTTGTTTCTAGTATGGTTTTGTTTCTTTGCTTGGTTCCGTTTTAAAGCTACTTATTTTTGTTCACTTTTAATGTTCTCTTTATGtactgtattgtgttattttgaatatgtgtcaGACCCCAGGAAGAACAGCTGCAGCCCTGCTgtagctaatggggatcctagtAAACTAAAAAACATGGAGACTGTAGTGCTGCTCAGCAGTTATGCTCTTTGCCCTCACCTTAGTATTGTTCTAAGACAGCATTTAGTGGCAGCCCTGAGTGACATGCTGCTGAAATGAAGTGGCATCTTGAATATTATGTTAGGTTCAATTAAAATCACTCGGACTCCTACTTTACACCCACCAGACATCAAATATATGCTACATGCTTCATAGGTCGCTAAGAAGTTTGCATTTAGGATGGCCTTACAGTAAAAAGGAACTACAAGTGCCTTGTGGAGTTTcctttaaaacaaacaagtgtTGTTTACATTCTGTGCTCACCTTGCGACACATTTCCTTCCTTATAACATTTGCAAAGCtgattgttttcttaatttaaaaaactgCATTGTACTTGCATGCAGTCTTCTCTACCTTAGCTGTTGAATTACTGCGTTTCTTGGTGGGTTACTCTCGCCTGTTGATCAGTGGAATAGTGTAAAACCACTGACAGGAACGTATATCATGTCACCTGTGTGCATACATGCAAACTAAAACGGGGACCCACccactcataaaaaaaaaaaaactgctagaTAGCTCTAGTAGAGGTCAGAAACAGGGTCCACAGGGTACCTTAAGGGGGAGCTGAACATTAACTCCCTCATCAAAAAGGCACAATAGAGGATGAGCTTCCTGCAGCAGCTGAAAAAgttcaacctgccaaagacaatgatgaGGCACTTCTACATCATCTGCCATCATTGATACCATCCTCACCTGCTCCATCACCACCCGAGACGCTGCTGCCAcagccaaggacaagggcagactgcagcgtatCATCCGCTctgctgagaaggtgattggctgcaatctgccgtCCCTCCAGGACCTGTATGCCTCCAGGACCCTGAGGCGGGcaggaaagattgtggctgatcGCTCCCACCCTGGACACAAACTTTTTGATACACTCCCCTTTGGAAGAAGGCtgcggtccatcaggaccaaaacatCGTGCCACAAGAACTGCAGTGGGCGTCATCAACAAGGCCCAGGATCCCCAACCCTTAGTCACTACACGTTACATTTACTATTCTCGTTGACATTTGCACATCTATACTGTAACTTTTCACATCCCCTGATCAATATTTTTGCACACCCTGCAGCAAATTGTACATCCTATTCTTTCCCTTTCTAAAATAGTTATAATGTACATATGTTATTTTGTTAGCatctttttacatattttttaattgCAATATATCTATTCTGTATTTATGTTGTTGGCTGTAGCAGTACTTTGCCATATTGTTTATTCCCTTTTtccatatgttttttttgtatgcaCCAAATACACCAGGGCAAAATCCTTGCAATTGAAAACTTTGGTAATAAATATGATCCCAATTCTGATCAGGGATAGTGTTTGTGCAGCTCAGTGAGATGCCTTTACCAAAGGTGCAGTGGCTGCACAAAAGATGTGATTTTATGGAGGTAAAGGGTTGACTTCTACTAATCATCTATAAGCAGTGGGAAGCCGTTTTGTGGGAAAGGTCTACTGTACTCCATTTCAGTCTAAAACTAACCTGGATGGCTGAGCCCGGACTTACAACCAATGGGCAGTGCCAAAGATAAAGCAGAGCTTTAACATTTAGAGGTCCCAAACCCTCTTAACATCATTCAGCATAAAGccaattaaaatgtatacatttgtgACACTGATCGGATACAATTTTGCACCAGAATGACCTATGATGAGCTCACAAAATGGGTGTTTACAGTACATTCTACATATGAATCAGTGCTTACTTGTTGTTAGCCAATTAGGGCTGCTCcttcttagtcgattagtcgactgatcggtcgttttggtcttagtcaacttagatttctttagtcgattagtcatgttttatgcttttttcatgctgaatgacttatttccaagaaacgtacgagcacatctctggtaaacacaagaattaaagtgccgcttttgcatgactctttgcggagaaactcagatttacagatctgacgattaaatcaactaatcgattagtcgatacaattgaatgagcgttagtcgactaagaatttcttcaatcgagcacagccctataGCCAACGCATCTTACCCTTAGTCTCTTGATGCCGGCGCGGGTGATCTGCTGGCAGTCATAGAGCTCGATACGATCCAGACTATGGCAGTTCTTAAGGTGCTCCAGCGAGGCGTCTGTGATCAGGGGGCAGTTGTCCAGCTCGATCACCTCCAGACGGTCGTGAGCACAGGGGCCGCTGCCGAGGTGTCTGATGCCATCATCGGTGATCAGCTCACAGTGAGATAGACTCTACGAGAGTACCAACACAGGAGCTACATTACTCAACTGTCTGCTAGAACAAGCTGTGATGTGGTGCTTGTAAATACTACAGGAGTGGCAGCCATACACTCACCAGGACTTGCAAACGAGGGCAGTGGATAGACAGCTGGATGAGTGTTCCATCTGTGAtctgatgcaaaaagaaaaaggtcaTAACTGTAGTCTCCATACAACAACGGTGGAAACAGTATTTGGGTGTTGCTCGGACTGTTTATTTACCTGCACACATTCTTCTAAATCCATCTTTTCAAGCTCGTGACAATTCTGCAGCGGagaaagagacaaacagagagaaacaaTATGATCTAGTGTGTGCAATcttgaaatattttgtttttcagatgttttggGAATAAAACAAATGTGACATCAACTTCAAATATTTGAACCTGTAAGCATAAAGTCATGCAACCAAGAAGTAGATGCCACACTCACCCTTGCTAATGTAGTGAAGCCCACATCTGTAAGCTGAGAGCAGCGAGCCACTTCTAATATTCtaaaaaggagaaagaggagcagagagttgtACTGTACAATGACATCACTTAAAGTCTGTCACTTTTTGGGACTTCAACTGGATCTAGTGAGGCTTGAGATAACTTTAACTACAGAAAGGTCCATTTATATTCCTCTCCACGATCTCCATTATTACCTTAATATTTACTGCAGGATTAAATAACTAATCAAGTTTTTATGCTAATTATGTTACAATGACAAGCAAATCCACCCCTGCAAGCCATTTCATCTTAAAatgaagcttaaaaaaaaataaaaaatagttcaGGGTCGGGGAAGCGGTGGATGGTTAAGTTCAGAgtgaggatgtgtgtgtttgtatgcacatTTACCTGAGGCGAGGGCAGTTCTGTCCCAGGGCGTGCAGGATGGCGTCTGTGATATTGGCACAGcccgacacacacagagactgcaGGCGGTGACAACCCCGGCAAATTGTGATGAGACCCTCATCTGTGATCTGCTGCTTAAAGAAAGagactgtatttgtgtgtttgtgtggtgggGTCACCTAAATCCCAAACAATTGTAAGATGTGAAAACATACCAACTTTTCCTTTGCTCACTGGTAACTTTGCATCAAACACAATCAGTGTGTGACTTGACATATATTCATGTACCTTAACACCCAGCTAATGAGAGCAATTTCTTTTCTCCTGCATTTTCTGTTTTAAGTATTGCTCTGTGGAGATCAGGCAGAGGAAGAACAGGTAAGAAATAGCTAAGCAAGagaaaaggaagaggaggagtaaCAACTGGGACAAGGTGAGACGATGAGCTCCTGAGGTGtgagatgaggaggagatggagagagggaggaggaggatgacaaGAGCATTCAGGTGGTGATGAAGGAGGGGAATTTTACTGGAAAGTAACCAACAGTGTTTGTGTACTTTATGCCAAAAGTCCAGATGCAGGAGTTTTATAACAATCGTTTACAGCGATGCATTAAATTTAAACAATATGAAATGAGACTACAGAATGTTATTGAAATTGCAAAACTGTTGTGTTTTTCCAGATTAATGGGATTCATCTTCTAGCATGGTTAAGTGTACTTACTGAGCATGTCTGCAAGTTGAGTGTGACCAGCTCTGGACAGTGACCCCCGATATGCTTCAGAGCCTCGTCCTCGAGCTGCGGAAGAGAGTGACAGAGAAGAGAAAACAGTCATCTGACATTAAACTACACTTATTAAATGTATAAATCAAGCACACTAAGATTTTCCCACCAAACCCCTCTACTGTCACTGATTTAAAAAGGATGTTAATTATGTTAAAAACACCTCTTATAGCAGCAAGACAAATCAACCTCTAAAACCTCTGGCAACTGTCAGTACACATTGTGATTTGTTTTGCCCTTTAAATTAATGATCTGTGACATCTTCATCGAAATACGTGGTTGCATTTTCACACCGTAGTGTTGACTAGAACAGGATAGTGCTATATATTAAGGCGTTCACAACTGCTGTAAACCGTGTCTGGCATGCCCTTCCACATAAACATCCTCTGTtacacaggaagtgatgcatTTCATGTTTGCGGTAGCAGCAACTGTGTTCTATTGGAATGAGGAATAAGAGGAACTTGGTAGTTAGTGTGATGAGCGAGTGCACGTTGAGCAAAAAGAACAGAGCACCTAAGAAGTCACCAATGGAACCAAACAAAGTTCGACAAATGAGGTTGCTTTTCAGATTTATCCAAATAAATTGTATACTGGATTAAATCATCTGCAACTCATTATGCTCTAAGAACCTACACCATCAGCCATTGGTCTGCATCTCCAGCTCATACTAAGTACACACCATACCTGTGTGCATCCCTTGAGGAAAAGGCCTTTGAGTCCAGGACAGCAACGCACCAGGGCCTGGATGCCATCCTTGGTGACCTGATCACACCAGGAGATGTTGAGCTGCTCCAGCAGGGGACAACCCTCACTGACAGGAGggaattagaaaaaaaagacaggtgagaggtaggaaa
This window harbors:
- the fbxl20 gene encoding F-box/LRR-repeat protein 20 is translated as MGKEVNGVSRSRFEMFTNSDEAAINKKLPKELLLRIFSFLDVVTLCRCAQVSRSWNVLALDGSNWQRIDLFDFQRDIEGRVVENISKRCGGFLRKLSLRGCLGVGDSALRTFSQNCRNIELLSLNGCTKITDSTCNSLSKFCPKLKHLDLASCTSITNLSLKALSEGCPLLEQLNISWCDQVTKDGIQALVRCCPGLKGLFLKGCTQLEDEALKHIGGHCPELVTLNLQTCSQITDEGLITICRGCHRLQSLCVSGCANITDAILHALGQNCPRLRILEVARCSQLTDVGFTTLARNCHELEKMDLEECVQITDGTLIQLSIHCPRLQVLSLSHCELITDDGIRHLGSGPCAHDRLEVIELDNCPLITDASLEHLKNCHSLDRIELYDCQQITRAGIKRLRTHLPNIKVHAYFAPVTPPPSVGGSRQRFCRCCVLL